In the Hippoglossus stenolepis isolate QCI-W04-F060 chromosome 14, HSTE1.2, whole genome shotgun sequence genome, one interval contains:
- the LOC118120960 gene encoding insulin-like growth factor-binding protein 3 translates to MPGACVLFLAAALAALARLVGTVGPVVRCEPCDAGALLQCKPLPKDCAERMKEPGCGCCMTCALGEGHACGVYTARCGSGLTCQHQPGESRPLQALLEGRGVCSTAASKKLNSILIPAQKAEGGGNQVEEGGANATQTMTVLTGVATVKGGHSRGSMDTRLPLHNKLIQKDQNRKTQSYKVESVSGGANMDMHNFSLESKRETEYGPCRREMESILNSLKISNVLNPRGFRIPNCDRKGFYKKKQCRPSKGRRRGYCWCVDKYGQPLPGLDGRERGETQCYNLESK, encoded by the exons ATGCCCGGTGCCTGTGTGCTTTTCCTCGCCGCTGCGCTGGCTGCGTTGGCCCGGCTCGTCGGCACCGTGGGGCCGGTGGTCCGGTGCGAGCCGTGCGACGCCGGGGCGCTCCTGCAGTGCAAGCCCCTGCCGAAGGACTGCGCGGAGCGGATGAAGGAGCccggctgcggctgctgcatGACGTGCGCCCTGGGCGAGGGACATGCGTGTGGAGTGTACACGGCGCGCTGCGGCTCCGGCTTGACCTGCCAGCACCAGCCGGGGGAGAGCCGACCCCTGCAGGCGCTGCTGGAGGGACGGGGAGTGTGCTCCACGGCCGCGTCCAAGAAACTCAACAGCATCCTCATACCGGCGCAGAAAGCAG AGGGTGGAGGAAATCAGGTAGAAGAAGGTGGTGCCAATGCCACCCAGACGATGACGGTGCTGACCGGCGTGGCGACTGTGAAGGGCGGACACAGTCGGGGTTCGATGGACACCAGGCTGCCGCTGCACAACAAGCTGATCCAGAAAGATCAGAACAGGAAGACGCAGAGCTACAAGGTGGAGTCAGTGTCGGGAGGAGCCAACATGGACATGCACAACTTCTCCCTGGAGAGCAAGAGGGAGACTGAGTAT GGGCCGTGTCGGCGGGAGATGGAGAGCATCCTGAACAGTCTTAAAATCAGCAACGTGCTCAACCCGAGAGGCTTCCGCATACCCAACTGTGACAGAAAGGGCTTCTACAAGAAAAAACAG TGCCGTCCATCCAAAGGCAGGAGGCGGGGATACTGCTGGTGCGTGGACAAATACGGGCAGCCTCTGCCGGGCCTGGACGGCAGAGAGCGAGGCGAGACGCAGTGCTACAACCTGGAGAGCAAatga
- the LOC118121545 gene encoding insulin-like growth factor-binding protein 1: MLATGGLYLQHVVVAALCSALATGTLGSPVLGPEPIRCAPCSPEKLSQCPAVAPGCAEVLREPGCGCCLACALKAAELCGIYTAPCGSGLRCTPRPGDPRPLHSLTRGQAVCTESTEPQTTPEPQTEEPEAEMENTAMVSDPGSSLYLPGHSKPFDPRAEADAQESMKAKLVAIRRKLVEQGPCHLELQRALDRIAKSQQKLGDKLTRFYLPNCDKHGLYKPKQCESSLDGQRGRCWCVNAWNGKKILGSTDVSADAECP; the protein is encoded by the exons ATGTTGGCCACGGGTGGATTATATTTGCAGCACGTCGTGGTGGCGGCGCTGTGCTCCGCGCTGGCCACGGGGACGCTGGGGTCCCCGGTGCTGGGGCCAGAGCCGATCCGATGCGCCCCGTGCTCCCCGGAGAAGCTGAGCCAGTGTCCGGCGGTGGCACCGGGATGCGCCGAGGTGCTGCGGGAGCCCGGCTGCGGCTGCTGCCTCGCCTGCGCCCTGAAGGCTGCGGAGCTGTGCGGGATCTACACGGCGCCGTGCGGCTCCGGACTGAGGTGCACCCCGAGACCCGGCGACCCGCGGCCGCTGCACTCCCTCACCCGGGGACAAGCCGTGTGCACGGAGAGCACGGAGCCCCAGACCACCCCCGAGCCCCAGACTGAAG AGCCAGAGGCGGAGATGGAGAACACAGCCATGGTCTCGGACCCCGGCTCCAGCCTCTACCTCCCCGGCCACAGTAAGCCCTTCGACCCGAGGGCTGAAGCGGACGCGCAGGAGAGCATGAAAGCCAAACTCGTCGCCATCCGCAGGAAACTGGTGGAGCAG ggGCCCTGTcacctggagctgcagagggcCCTGGACCGGATCGCCAAGTCCCAGCAGAAGCTCGGGGACAAGTTAACCAGGTTCTACCTCCCGAACTGTGACAAGCACGGGCTCTACAAACCCAAACAG tgtgaaTCATCCCTGGACGGACAGAGGGGTCGATGCTGGTGCGTGAACGCCTGGAACGGCAAGAAGATTTTAGGTTCGACCGACGTGTCCGCGGATGCAGAGTGTCCCTGA